The Kitasatospora paranensis genome has a window encoding:
- a CDS encoding response regulator, giving the protein MTAGITVLVVEDDPVAADAHGLYVARTPGFRLAATAHSCAGALRALDRARAAGRPVDLILLDLHLPDGHGLGLCRTLRAAGHTTDIIAVTSARDLAMVRKAVSAGVVQYLLKPFSSGALRERLERYARYRASLGRDGEAVGQDEVDQALALLRTPERTTLPKGLSAPTLETVAGVLRAADAGLSAAAAGAAAGVSRITARRYLEHLVDSGQALREPQYGQVGRPELCYRWRS; this is encoded by the coding sequence ATGACCGCCGGGATCACCGTCCTGGTCGTGGAGGACGACCCGGTCGCCGCCGACGCGCACGGCCTCTACGTCGCCCGCACCCCCGGCTTCCGGCTCGCCGCGACCGCGCACAGCTGCGCCGGCGCCCTGCGCGCGCTGGACCGCGCCCGGGCCGCCGGCCGGCCCGTCGACCTGATCCTGCTCGACCTCCACCTGCCGGACGGCCACGGCCTCGGGCTGTGCCGCACGCTCCGTGCGGCCGGGCACACCACGGACATCATCGCCGTCACCTCGGCCCGGGACCTCGCGATGGTGCGGAAGGCGGTGTCCGCCGGCGTCGTCCAGTACCTGCTGAAGCCGTTCAGCAGCGGCGCGCTGCGCGAGCGGCTGGAGCGCTACGCCCGCTACCGCGCCTCGCTCGGCCGGGACGGCGAGGCGGTCGGCCAGGACGAGGTCGACCAGGCCCTCGCACTGCTGCGCACGCCCGAACGCACGACGCTGCCCAAGGGGTTGAGCGCCCCCACGCTGGAGACCGTGGCCGGGGTGCTGCGGGCCGCCGACGCGGGCCTGTCGGCCGCGGCCGCCGGTGCCGCGGCGGGGGTCTCCCGGATCACCGCCCGCCGCTACCTGGAACACCTGGTGGACTCCGGCCAGGCCCTCCGGGAGCCGCAGTACGGGCAGGTCGGCCGTCCCGAGCTGTGCTACCGCTGGCGGTCCTGA
- a CDS encoding BBE domain-containing protein produces MGVGGHVQGGGYGAMCRQHGSVVDHLYAVEVVVVDAGGTARAVVATSDPGDPNRELWWAHTGGGGGNFGVVTRYWFRTPAATGTDPAGLLPKPPATLLKATVVWKWADLTADSFAAVVRNHGAWHTANSADGSPWASLHSVLILGNAALGTVTLSAQIDGTLPDAAALMTSYLDAVTTGVAAASTRTTATSPWLKATLKDPYDTGAFNRTKSKGAYLRRGWNDTQISALYRRLSDPGYDGHASVLLYSYGGKANTVAPDATAMPQRDSVLKANFTTYWPDPSQDDRHVGWMRGLYQEVYAATGGVPVPNAANDGSYINYPDVDLTDPQWNASGVPWQTLYYKDNYPRLQRVKAAWDPGNVFHHALSVTA; encoded by the coding sequence GTGGGCGTCGGCGGCCACGTCCAGGGCGGCGGGTACGGCGCGATGTGCCGCCAGCACGGTTCCGTCGTCGACCACCTGTACGCGGTGGAGGTCGTCGTGGTCGACGCCGGCGGGACCGCCCGCGCGGTGGTCGCCACCAGTGACCCGGGCGACCCCAACCGCGAACTGTGGTGGGCCCACACGGGCGGGGGCGGCGGCAACTTCGGCGTCGTCACCCGGTACTGGTTCCGCACCCCGGCCGCCACCGGCACCGACCCCGCCGGTCTGCTGCCGAAGCCGCCGGCCACCCTGCTCAAGGCCACCGTGGTGTGGAAGTGGGCCGACCTGACGGCCGACTCCTTCGCTGCCGTGGTCCGCAACCACGGCGCCTGGCACACCGCCAACAGCGCCGACGGCTCGCCCTGGGCCAGCCTGCACAGCGTGCTGATCCTCGGCAACGCGGCGCTGGGCACCGTCACCCTCAGCGCCCAGATCGACGGCACCCTGCCCGACGCCGCCGCGCTGATGACCTCCTACCTCGACGCCGTGACCACCGGCGTCGCCGCGGCGTCCACCCGGACGACCGCCACCTCGCCCTGGCTGAAGGCCACGCTCAAGGACCCGTACGACACCGGCGCCTTCAACCGGACGAAGTCCAAGGGCGCCTACCTGCGCCGCGGTTGGAACGACACGCAGATATCCGCCCTCTACCGCCGGCTCTCCGACCCCGGCTACGACGGCCACGCCTCCGTGCTGCTCTACTCCTACGGCGGCAAGGCCAACACCGTCGCTCCGGACGCCACCGCGATGCCGCAGCGCGACTCCGTGCTGAAGGCCAACTTCACCACCTACTGGCCCGACCCCAGCCAGGACGACCGGCACGTCGGCTGGATGCGCGGCCTCTACCAGGAGGTGTACGCGGCCACCGGCGGCGTCCCCGTCCCGAACGCCGCCAACGACGGCTCCTACATCAACTACCCCGACGTCGACCTCACGGACCCGCAGTGGAACGCCTCCGGCGTGCCCTGGCAGACCCTCTACTACAAGGACAACTACCCGCGCCTCCAGCGCGTCAAGGCCGCCTGGGATCCCGGCAACGTCTTCCACCACGCCCTGTCGGTCACGGCCTGA
- a CDS encoding NDP-sugar synthase, with protein sequence MAERESGTVGIILAGGRGERAKPITLESADYIRSKALIPFAGRRLIEWVVDACREQGIRRFYVVAQGLENRSQIKLLLGHGERYGVEVRYSRSSFDRYNVGSGAATLHNLEQWDLGGRALVLPVDSIFDFSLEELEATHRASDAVVTVAAVARSPLEVAGKYGAMRTDGDGLVSGFVEKPGLGLIHELFPEATTDSCALVPTNAGMYLVDCDRLRLAAREPELMRQAQQSLDWGGDLLPWLVRNGRAVAAHHIARLGDLGNVQDYLLTLRHVLSGTYAQMNQLMPDPRSEQPRYWIHESSLHTKDDISGTTLADKIAQGDVTVGPGVRIGRDVTVGSGVRLEYTDIGDGAELREGARLSGAALGDSSVIGPYARITDSYIGPMAEIHSARDRPALLDGYCAVGDGAHLWQGSRLSGVSVYPRLRVPALANLPAGTALTSSDDILRWV encoded by the coding sequence ATGGCCGAGCGGGAGAGCGGGACGGTCGGGATCATCCTGGCCGGCGGGCGGGGTGAGCGCGCGAAGCCGATCACCTTGGAGTCCGCCGACTACATCCGGAGCAAGGCGCTGATCCCCTTCGCGGGCCGTCGGCTGATCGAGTGGGTGGTCGACGCCTGCCGCGAACAGGGCATCAGACGCTTCTACGTGGTGGCCCAGGGTCTGGAGAACCGGAGCCAGATCAAACTGCTGCTCGGCCACGGCGAGCGGTACGGGGTGGAGGTGCGCTACTCGCGCTCCAGCTTCGACCGCTACAACGTCGGGTCCGGCGCGGCCACCCTGCACAACCTGGAGCAGTGGGACCTCGGCGGCCGCGCCCTCGTCCTGCCGGTGGACTCGATCTTCGACTTCTCCCTGGAGGAGCTGGAGGCCACCCACCGCGCTTCCGACGCGGTGGTCACCGTCGCCGCGGTGGCCCGCAGCCCGCTGGAGGTGGCGGGGAAGTACGGGGCGATGCGCACCGACGGCGACGGCCTGGTCTCCGGCTTCGTGGAGAAGCCCGGCCTCGGGCTCATCCACGAGCTCTTCCCGGAGGCGACCACCGACAGCTGCGCCCTCGTCCCCACCAACGCGGGGATGTACCTCGTCGACTGCGACCGCCTGCGGCTCGCCGCCCGCGAGCCCGAGCTGATGCGGCAGGCGCAGCAGAGCCTCGACTGGGGCGGCGACCTGCTGCCCTGGCTGGTCCGCAACGGACGGGCCGTCGCGGCCCACCACATCGCCCGGCTCGGCGACCTCGGCAACGTCCAGGACTACCTGCTGACGCTCCGTCACGTGCTGTCCGGGACGTACGCCCAGATGAACCAGCTGATGCCGGACCCGCGCAGCGAGCAGCCGCGCTACTGGATCCACGAGAGCTCCCTGCACACCAAGGACGACATCTCCGGGACGACCCTCGCCGACAAGATCGCCCAGGGCGACGTCACGGTCGGCCCGGGCGTGCGGATCGGCCGGGACGTCACCGTCGGCTCCGGGGTCCGCCTGGAGTACACCGACATCGGCGACGGCGCCGAACTGCGGGAGGGCGCCCGCCTCAGCGGGGCCGCCCTCGGCGACTCCTCGGTCATCGGCCCGTACGCGCGGATCACCGACTCCTACATCGGCCCGATGGCGGAGATCCACTCCGCCCGGGACCGGCCCGCGCTGCTCGACGGCTACTGCGCGGTGGGCGACGGCGCCCACCTGTGGCAGGGCAGCCGGCTCTCCGGGGTCAGCGTCTACCCGCGGCTGCGGGTGCCGGCCCTCGCCAACCTGCCCGCCGGCACCGCGCTCACCAGCTCCGACGACATCCTGCGCTGGGTCTGA
- a CDS encoding NAD(P)H-binding protein, protein MDSPVVVLGGAGRLGRLIVQRLLDRSEQVRVVGRSVQSARRSLPPGAVFHRADVREPESLGEPLARSAALVYCVEPGTDDSGPDRPETTVHQGVLHALAAATQGGNRPRVVLVSQIHATHRTHPLNAYGRVLDWRLAGEEAVRSSGLPYTVVRPGWLTDLPGGARVRLEQGDRGFGQVAREDVAEACVQALYHRAADGVTFEIFNEPGFAATRWPEAFAALLGDRTPVG, encoded by the coding sequence ATGGACAGCCCCGTGGTCGTGCTCGGCGGCGCCGGCAGGCTCGGCCGCCTCATCGTGCAGCGCCTGCTGGACCGGAGTGAACAGGTACGCGTCGTCGGCCGGAGCGTGCAGAGCGCCCGCCGCAGCCTGCCGCCCGGCGCGGTGTTCCACCGCGCCGACGTACGTGAACCCGAGAGCCTCGGCGAACCGCTGGCCCGCAGCGCCGCCCTGGTCTACTGCGTGGAGCCCGGGACGGACGACAGCGGACCGGACCGGCCGGAGACCACCGTCCACCAGGGCGTGCTGCACGCCCTGGCCGCCGCGACGCAGGGCGGCAACCGGCCGCGCGTGGTGCTCGTCAGCCAGATCCACGCGACCCACCGCACACACCCGCTGAACGCCTACGGCCGGGTGCTGGACTGGCGGCTCGCCGGCGAGGAGGCCGTCCGCAGCTCCGGCCTGCCGTACACCGTCGTCCGGCCCGGCTGGCTGACCGACCTGCCGGGCGGCGCCCGGGTGCGGCTGGAGCAGGGCGACCGTGGCTTCGGCCAGGTCGCCCGCGAGGACGTCGCCGAGGCCTGCGTCCAGGCGCTCTACCACCGGGCGGCCGACGGCGTCACGTTCGAGATCTTCAACGAGCCCGGCTTCGCGGCGACCCGCTGGCCGGAGGCCTTCGCCGCGCTGCTGGGCGACCGCACGCCGGTCGGCTGA
- the glgX gene encoding glycogen debranching protein GlgX has product MTERQAARSSAVAAAEVRPGRPQPLGATLDREGVNFSLFSEHATRVQLLLFDHYEDLAPSRVVSLDPERHRSYHFWHCHLTGLTAGQVYAYRVDGPRRTRESGTFFNPRKVLLDPYARANVNSLWDRARALGPEDNCAWSMRSMVVDLEGYDWEGDEPLRTPLADTVLYEVHVGGLTASPTSGVRHPGTFSGVVEKIPYLKELGITAVELLPVFDFDDRQVLRVGPDGTPLHNYWGYDPFGFFAPHTGYCSDPCECTHITEFRDMVKALHRAGIEVILDVVFNHTSEGNEHGPTISFRGQANEVYYHLWPQDRRHYMDFTGCGNAVNANHPAVAKFIIECLEYWVTEHHVDGFRFDLASELSRGAEGYEMDVPPVLWGIELSGILSESKIIAEPWDGGGLYQVGRFPGKRWSQWNGPYRDDVRQFVRGDAGLVGTVADRLGGSRDLFGKDGELPTNSVNFITCHDGFTLNDLVSYDEKHNWANGEAGADGAGENFSWNCGVEGPSDAEDVEKLRVRQIKNHAALLLLSRGVPMILAGDEFRNSQGGNNNAYCQQNEVSWLDWEQAEKETEVRAFFQGMIALRKRHRALREARFFSGRTNERGLPDVTWHGTVLEQPGWDDPHARVLALTLAGFDGDPDLHVILNMFHLGLDFELPAVDGHRWTRLVDTAAAAGEDVLAPEAGVPVPGPTHHAQGRSVVVLAALPDSGGTHR; this is encoded by the coding sequence ATGACCGAACGCCAGGCAGCCCGCAGCTCCGCCGTCGCGGCGGCGGAGGTCCGCCCCGGCCGCCCCCAGCCGCTGGGCGCCACCCTCGACCGGGAGGGTGTCAACTTCTCGCTGTTCTCCGAGCACGCCACCCGGGTCCAGCTGCTGCTGTTCGACCACTACGAGGACCTGGCGCCGAGCCGGGTCGTGTCGCTCGACCCGGAGCGCCACCGCAGCTACCACTTCTGGCACTGCCACCTCACCGGCCTGACCGCCGGCCAGGTGTACGCCTACCGGGTCGACGGCCCGCGCCGCACCCGGGAGTCGGGCACCTTCTTCAACCCCCGCAAGGTGCTCCTCGACCCGTACGCCCGGGCCAACGTCAACTCGCTCTGGGACCGCGCCCGGGCGCTGGGGCCGGAGGACAACTGCGCCTGGTCGATGCGCAGCATGGTGGTGGACCTGGAGGGCTACGACTGGGAGGGCGACGAGCCGCTGCGCACGCCGCTCGCCGACACCGTCCTCTACGAGGTGCACGTCGGGGGCCTCACCGCCTCGCCGACCTCCGGCGTGCGGCACCCCGGGACGTTCAGCGGGGTGGTCGAGAAGATCCCGTACCTGAAGGAGCTCGGCATCACCGCGGTCGAGCTGCTGCCGGTGTTCGACTTCGACGACCGGCAGGTGCTCCGGGTCGGTCCGGACGGCACCCCGCTGCACAACTACTGGGGCTACGACCCGTTCGGCTTCTTCGCCCCGCACACCGGGTACTGCTCGGACCCGTGCGAGTGCACCCACATCACCGAGTTCCGCGACATGGTGAAGGCACTCCACCGGGCCGGCATCGAGGTCATCCTGGACGTGGTCTTCAACCACACGTCGGAGGGCAACGAGCACGGCCCCACGATCAGCTTCCGGGGGCAGGCCAACGAGGTCTACTACCACCTCTGGCCGCAGGACCGGCGCCACTACATGGACTTCACCGGCTGCGGCAACGCGGTCAACGCCAACCATCCGGCGGTGGCGAAGTTCATCATCGAGTGCCTGGAGTACTGGGTCACCGAGCACCACGTGGACGGCTTCCGGTTCGACCTCGCCTCCGAGCTCTCGCGCGGTGCCGAGGGGTACGAGATGGACGTGCCGCCGGTGCTCTGGGGCATCGAGCTGTCCGGCATCCTCTCCGAGTCGAAGATCATCGCGGAGCCGTGGGACGGCGGCGGCCTGTACCAGGTCGGCCGGTTCCCCGGGAAGCGCTGGTCGCAGTGGAACGGCCCGTACCGGGACGACGTGCGGCAGTTCGTCCGCGGCGACGCGGGCCTGGTCGGCACCGTCGCCGACCGGCTCGGGGGCTCCCGCGACCTCTTCGGCAAGGACGGCGAACTCCCCACCAACAGCGTCAACTTCATCACCTGCCACGACGGTTTCACGCTCAACGACCTGGTGAGCTACGACGAGAAGCACAACTGGGCGAACGGGGAGGCCGGCGCCGACGGCGCGGGCGAGAACTTCAGCTGGAACTGCGGCGTCGAGGGGCCCAGCGACGCCGAGGACGTCGAGAAGCTGCGGGTGCGGCAGATCAAGAACCACGCGGCGCTGCTGCTGCTCAGCCGGGGCGTGCCGATGATCCTGGCCGGCGACGAGTTCCGCAACAGCCAGGGCGGCAACAACAACGCCTACTGCCAGCAGAACGAGGTCTCCTGGCTGGACTGGGAGCAGGCCGAGAAGGAGACCGAGGTCCGCGCCTTCTTCCAGGGGATGATCGCGCTGCGCAAGCGCCACCGCGCCCTGCGGGAGGCCCGGTTCTTCTCCGGCCGGACGAACGAGCGCGGACTGCCCGACGTCACCTGGCACGGCACCGTGCTGGAGCAGCCCGGCTGGGACGACCCGCACGCCCGGGTGCTCGCCCTCACCCTCGCCGGCTTCGACGGCGACCCCGACCTGCACGTCATTCTCAACATGTTCCACCTGGGCCTGGACTTCGAACTGCCGGCCGTCGACGGGCACCGCTGGACCCGTCTGGTGGACACCGCGGCCGCGGCCGGCGAGGACGTCCTCGCCCCGGAGGCCGGCGTCCCCGTGCCCGGCCCGACCCACCACGCCCAGGGCCGCAGCGTCGTCGTCCTGGCGGCGCTGCCCGACTCGGGAGGAACCCACCGATGA
- a CDS encoding AGE family epimerase/isomerase: protein MTTPQTRRTYSDSIAGYVTAYEPGHDRFGLRTSDGREFTIHLNGLLGSEIVRNLGDEPRDTGDATRDMLAEGRYVFVYGLFYQWDGGERIEARQIVFPETSRGSYVFEDPAWWVQQAGEIADFYLRGHFPQGPGPDGRYDWRDFRTKLTLGGTHLPDFAGDDVRQETDTISRMVYGLATAFLLTGEERFLAAAESGTEYLREHMQVADDEEGVVYWYHGVDIGENGQRKVFASEFGDDFDAVPMYEQIYALAGPTQTYRITGDPRILSDIDRTVELFQRHFRDEVRGGFFSHLDPITMDPRADSLGRNRSRKNWNSVGDHAPAYLINAYLATGREDFADLLEETADTIVARFPDEPNSPFVQERFHEDWSPDRTWGWQQDRAVVGHNLKIAWNLTRIRALRDKPEYAALAERIAEIMPAVGSDQQRGGWYDVVERVADPDTGLHHLVWHDRKAWWQQEQAILAYLILAGVTGDPEHRRLAREAAAFHNAFFLDYDDGGVYFNVLANGIPYLVGTERLKGSHSMAGYHSLELCYLAATYTGLLVGSAPLTLHFRPQPGAFPDHVLRVAPDLLPYGTVQLSRVWIDDERHEDFDAKQLTVRLPVSSRPLRVRVEIEPVDMRLRVSSDFDGRTAHIHCEGVIDREELDKFRRCLTEALSVEPRRVEFHLCQVTELARPAINELLFQRTKIGLDVDFVIVGCTLPEVTRALLATDAFLIDEDSRCSTD from the coding sequence ATGACCACACCCCAGACCCGGCGCACCTACTCCGACAGCATCGCCGGGTACGTCACCGCCTACGAGCCCGGGCACGACCGGTTCGGCCTGCGGACCTCGGACGGCCGGGAGTTCACCATCCACCTGAACGGCCTGCTCGGCTCCGAGATCGTCCGCAACCTCGGCGACGAGCCGCGCGACACCGGCGACGCCACCCGCGACATGCTCGCCGAGGGCCGCTACGTCTTCGTCTACGGGCTCTTCTACCAGTGGGACGGCGGCGAGCGGATCGAGGCCCGCCAGATCGTCTTCCCGGAGACCAGCCGCGGCAGCTACGTGTTCGAGGACCCGGCCTGGTGGGTCCAGCAGGCCGGCGAGATCGCCGACTTCTACCTGCGCGGGCACTTCCCGCAGGGACCCGGCCCGGACGGCCGCTACGACTGGCGCGACTTCCGGACGAAGCTGACGCTCGGCGGCACCCACCTGCCGGACTTCGCGGGTGACGACGTCCGTCAGGAGACCGACACCATCTCCCGGATGGTCTACGGGCTGGCCACCGCATTCCTGCTGACCGGCGAGGAGCGCTTCCTGGCCGCCGCCGAGTCCGGCACCGAGTACCTGCGCGAGCACATGCAGGTCGCCGACGACGAGGAGGGCGTCGTGTACTGGTACCACGGCGTCGACATCGGCGAGAACGGCCAGCGCAAGGTCTTCGCCTCCGAGTTCGGCGACGACTTCGACGCCGTCCCGATGTACGAGCAGATCTACGCCCTGGCCGGCCCCACCCAGACCTACCGGATCACCGGCGACCCGCGGATCCTCTCCGACATCGACCGGACGGTCGAGCTGTTCCAGCGCCACTTCCGCGACGAGGTCCGCGGCGGCTTCTTCTCCCACCTCGACCCGATCACCATGGACCCCCGGGCCGACTCGCTGGGCCGCAACCGCTCCCGGAAGAACTGGAACTCCGTCGGCGACCACGCACCGGCCTACCTGATCAACGCCTACCTCGCCACCGGCCGCGAGGACTTCGCGGACCTCCTGGAGGAGACCGCCGACACCATCGTGGCGCGCTTCCCGGACGAGCCGAACAGCCCGTTCGTGCAGGAGCGCTTCCACGAGGACTGGAGCCCCGACCGCACCTGGGGCTGGCAGCAGGACCGCGCCGTCGTCGGCCACAACCTCAAGATCGCCTGGAACCTGACCCGGATCCGCGCCCTGCGCGACAAGCCCGAGTACGCGGCCCTCGCCGAGCGGATCGCCGAGATCATGCCGGCCGTCGGCAGCGACCAGCAGCGCGGCGGCTGGTACGACGTGGTCGAGCGCGTCGCCGACCCGGACACCGGCCTGCACCACCTGGTCTGGCACGACCGCAAGGCCTGGTGGCAGCAGGAGCAGGCGATCCTGGCGTACCTGATCCTGGCCGGCGTCACCGGTGACCCGGAGCACCGCCGGCTGGCCCGTGAGGCCGCCGCCTTCCACAACGCCTTCTTCCTCGACTACGACGACGGCGGCGTCTACTTCAACGTGCTGGCCAACGGCATTCCGTACCTGGTCGGCACCGAGCGGCTCAAGGGCAGCCACTCGATGGCGGGCTACCACTCGCTGGAGCTCTGCTACCTGGCGGCCACCTACACCGGGCTGCTGGTCGGCTCCGCCCCGCTCACGCTGCACTTCCGCCCGCAGCCCGGGGCCTTCCCCGACCACGTGCTGCGCGTCGCGCCCGACCTGCTGCCGTACGGCACCGTCCAGTTGTCCCGGGTGTGGATCGACGACGAGCGCCACGAGGACTTCGACGCCAAGCAGCTCACCGTCCGGCTGCCCGTCAGCAGCAGGCCGCTGCGGGTGCGGGTGGAGATCGAGCCGGTCGACATGCGGCTGCGGGTCTCCAGCGACTTCGACGGCCGCACCGCGCACATCCACTGCGAGGGCGTGATCGACCGTGAGGAGCTCGACAAGTTCCGCCGCTGCCTGACCGAGGCGCTGTCGGTGGAGCCCCGGCGGGTGGAGTTCCACCTCTGCCAGGTCACCGAGCTCGCCAGGCCGGCCATCAACGAACTCCTCTTCCAGCGCACCAAGATCGGCCTCGACGTCGACTTCGTGATCGTCGGCTGCACCCTGCCGGAGGTCACCCGGGCGCTGCTGGCCACCGACGCGTTCCTGATCGACGAGGACAGCCGCTGCAGCACGGACTGA
- a CDS encoding IS701 family transposase encodes MISNLRSPRAALRQDGLSAYCQDLFADFARSDQRRWGEVYLRGLLQTPGRKTPAAISEQVLGRRTVQPIQQFVNQSTWEAGDVRRRLAELVGAAAPPQAWSVQDVVFPKNGTRSAGVARQFVPRQGRMMNCQLAVATSLVSQHGSQPVNWQLVLPRHWDADEELRSQAHVPDGVRCLPRHRLVLDSLDEMLGEWDVPLAPVLADWSHETEVEPLLVGLEERGLGYLVQTGAATVLQAGAGGAHRAVPLAHRVHRAPAAVRRRAAELADELGPQGERAVLAWRDAPDARARHSQFVVAPLTAGRRGAGGPAAARHLVVEWPFGRSQPRTYWVTNLPVQRLPELVALAELRGRAAADFERLHRDYGLGDFEGRSFRGWHHHVTLASAALGYDLLHGLARERGEDGSSATG; translated from the coding sequence ATGATCTCGAACCTCCGTTCACCGCGTGCGGCCCTGCGGCAGGACGGCCTCTCCGCGTACTGCCAGGACCTCTTCGCCGACTTCGCCCGCTCCGACCAGCGCCGCTGGGGCGAGGTGTACCTGCGGGGGCTGCTCCAGACACCGGGGCGCAAGACACCCGCCGCGATCTCCGAACAGGTGCTGGGCCGCCGGACGGTCCAACCGATCCAGCAGTTCGTCAACCAGAGCACCTGGGAGGCGGGCGACGTCCGCCGCCGGCTGGCCGAACTCGTGGGCGCCGCGGCCCCGCCGCAGGCCTGGTCCGTCCAGGACGTGGTGTTCCCCAAGAACGGCACCCGCTCGGCGGGTGTGGCCCGGCAGTTCGTGCCCCGCCAGGGCCGGATGATGAACTGCCAGCTCGCGGTCGCCACCTCGCTGGTGTCGCAGCACGGGAGCCAGCCGGTCAACTGGCAGCTGGTGCTGCCGCGGCACTGGGACGCCGACGAGGAGCTGCGCAGCCAGGCGCACGTGCCGGACGGCGTCCGGTGCCTGCCCCGGCACCGCCTGGTGCTCGACTCGCTCGACGAGATGCTGGGGGAGTGGGACGTCCCGCTCGCGCCGGTGCTCGCGGACTGGAGCCACGAGACGGAGGTCGAGCCGCTGCTGGTGGGCCTGGAGGAGCGCGGCCTCGGGTACCTGGTGCAGACCGGCGCCGCGACCGTGCTGCAGGCCGGCGCCGGCGGCGCCCACCGCGCCGTCCCGCTCGCCCACCGGGTGCACCGGGCGCCGGCCGCGGTCCGCCGCCGCGCGGCCGAACTCGCCGACGAGCTGGGGCCGCAGGGCGAGCGCGCGGTGCTGGCCTGGCGGGACGCCCCGGACGCCCGGGCCCGCCACTCGCAGTTCGTGGTGGCGCCGCTCACCGCCGGGCGGCGCGGCGCGGGCGGGCCGGCCGCGGCCCGGCACCTGGTGGTGGAGTGGCCGTTCGGACGCTCCCAGCCGCGCACCTACTGGGTGACCAACCTGCCGGTGCAGCGGCTGCCCGAGCTGGTGGCCCTCGCCGAGCTGCGCGGCCGGGCCGCCGCCGACTTCGAGCGGCTGCACCGCGACTACGGCCTCGGCGACTTCGAGGGCCGCTCCTTCCGCGGCTGGCACCACCACGTGACGCTGGCCTCCGCGGCCCTCGGCTACGACCTGCTGCACGGCCTGGCCCGGGAGCGCGGCGAGGACGGCAGCTCGGCCACCGGCTGA
- a CDS encoding SDR family NAD(P)-dependent oxidoreductase — protein MTPIDRQTILITGATDGLGRAMAAQLAAQGATLVLHGRSKDKGEALVEELRAKTGNDRISYLLADFARLSDIHRLADEAGALDRLDVLVNNAGIGVELDRQESWDGHELTFQVDYLAAYVLAVRLAPLLVRSAPARIVNVSSAGQAPVNFDDVMLRRRWDGVQAYCQAKLAQVMLTVDLAAALEGTGVTVNALHPASYMPTKMVVGLFTPQSTVADGVRHTLRLVTDPSLDGVTGRYFDRSTEARASSQAYDSAARARLRSISEELTGVPFPYAA, from the coding sequence GTGACCCCCATCGACCGACAGACCATCCTCATCACCGGAGCGACCGACGGCCTCGGCCGGGCCATGGCCGCGCAACTCGCGGCCCAGGGCGCCACCCTGGTGCTGCACGGCCGCAGCAAGGACAAGGGCGAGGCCCTGGTCGAGGAGCTGCGCGCGAAGACCGGGAACGACCGGATCAGCTACCTGCTGGCGGACTTCGCGCGGCTCTCCGACATCCACCGGCTGGCGGACGAGGCCGGCGCCCTCGACCGGCTGGACGTGCTGGTGAACAACGCCGGCATCGGCGTCGAACTGGACCGCCAGGAGAGCTGGGACGGCCACGAGCTGACCTTCCAGGTGGACTACCTGGCCGCGTACGTGCTGGCGGTGCGGCTGGCCCCGCTGCTCGTCCGCTCGGCGCCGGCCCGGATCGTCAACGTCAGCTCGGCCGGCCAGGCGCCGGTCAACTTCGACGACGTGATGCTGCGCCGCCGCTGGGACGGCGTCCAGGCCTACTGCCAGGCCAAGCTCGCCCAGGTGATGCTGACCGTCGACCTCGCGGCGGCGCTGGAGGGCACCGGGGTCACGGTGAACGCCCTGCACCCGGCGTCCTACATGCCGACCAAGATGGTGGTGGGCCTCTTCACGCCGCAGAGCACCGTCGCGGACGGCGTGCGGCACACGCTGCGGCTGGTGACCGACCCGTCGCTGGACGGGGTCACCGGCCGGTACTTCGACCGCTCGACGGAGGCCCGGGCCAGCAGTCAGGCGTACGACAGCGCGGCCCGGGCCCGGCTGCGGTCGATCAGCGAGGAGCTGACCGGGGTGCCGTTCCCGTACGCCGCCTGA
- a CDS encoding nuclear transport factor 2 family protein gives MSAENKQLVTDYLENVWNQGKVDEADQYLAAGLVQHNPNLPDGISPLTTFIAGFRTQVPEGRFEIRRIAADGDLVFTHSHFTAQDGDRGMAVVDVFRIEDGRIAEHWDVTTDVPENTASGHPIV, from the coding sequence ATGTCCGCAGAGAACAAGCAGCTGGTGACGGACTACCTGGAGAACGTCTGGAACCAGGGCAAGGTCGACGAGGCCGACCAGTACCTGGCCGCCGGACTCGTCCAGCACAACCCGAACCTCCCCGACGGGATCTCCCCGCTGACCACCTTCATCGCCGGCTTCAGGACCCAGGTCCCCGAGGGCCGGTTCGAGATCCGTCGGATCGCCGCCGACGGCGACCTGGTCTTCACCCACAGCCACTTCACCGCGCAGGACGGCGACCGCGGCATGGCCGTGGTGGACGTCTTCCGGATCGAGGACGGCCGGATCGCCGAGCACTGGGACGTCACGACCGATGTCCCGGAGAACACCGCGAGCGGTCACCCGATCGTCTGA